From the Lactuca sativa cultivar Salinas chromosome 9, Lsat_Salinas_v11, whole genome shotgun sequence genome, the window gggcgtccaatcaacgaAAGGAGATAAGATTTGaccaccacgacgtggccaaccctttgccacgacgtggcacccaaaaatgtgccctataaatagaactcttgcggcgtcgggtttaggtgctccattcttctaTCTCTCGTGCCaaaactctgcggttaagctcccgaagccctcccgaagccccgattttcacactcaagttccgaaggaaggttctatactcccgagattcccgagaatcccgagaaaaatcaacTTTTCCAAGTCAAAATTTTGTTCCATTTTCATCTCGCTTTGATCTCCAAtcaatcaggtgagttcatacccctataaactacagtttcaaatattttatcaatgctttttatacacttttaaggggggaatacaagtaaacatgcagttattatcgtgtgtaacacagagtttcactatatactcttcttatcaagtgaatcatatgtgattcataactactacatgagaacttttgtatgcaatatatattcacgataacatcttgtcttttggaaataaaacatatttatatatatatatatatatatatatatatatatatatatatatatatatatatatatatatatatatatatatatatatatatatatacgaatcaaacactttatttatactttaagtatatgtgatcatttatgtcactttaaatgttatactttacataaaaAGTGACCATTACACTATGATTTACTATATGAACGTAACACacactttgaaaaactataataggtatagtttacgagaaaatcatgaacatttacatactagatacactatatcaaagagatattttcatacacaagaacaaatggaccttttcatacgtaaatttgttttatactatgttttgtgagacatttcacgtactttcgagtatgcattttaaatcctatattatataccataatcccttgtagggggagcgtgattcttatgtatagatttatacgggattgacaatcccgcacctaagttgttagctacagctaggccggcaggcctggggtgacaaacgtcataactttccaacgcctgatgaacgttgttataggcatcctggtcaaatagtatggttataagactcacatggagtattaaaaacacattgatttacggggtttttcatttGCCTTAGCGATTTATACATAAACCTACCATTTTAGGCATGAAAAGcactattgcattacagttttggaacaattaaactaccatctactatagtagaaaatatgggattgtctaggaacatttaaacatgtacaaaccattttcattctatttcatacaaacattgtcactaaatacttatgaactcaccagcttaaatgctgacctactctttcaaaactacttgtatttctcagggattcagtaatacaggtaaacttctgcttttgaagaagggacgttgcggCGTTAGTTAAATTTCATtctgacatcatattgtaatttcttttgaaacaagtacttttctacaatgtaaacttccaaattatatatatgatggttgtgttactttctttactatgtattcaactatttcgatactacatgaagtcatccgccctcgaacgattccgccgttctggtttgggagtgtgacagattggtatcagagcatcgtttagagtgaactaagtatatcgaaccgcataagatatacaaactataaatgcataagggactaaaactctctgacaaaacgtttttacACCTAAAACCTCGTTTcatttaatttagattattttgagTCAtaaaagtacaaatacatgcatataacaatatattttcatggttagagctatacaagaagtattaagacaagttggacactacgattaggcCTCGaaatatgtaatcggatttgggacgaatatagcctgatcaactatatttatctgaGATTGGACTAACGTAtgccgaggaatggtcgtagtgagcaacaagtcaaaacttaaaaaaatgaatactagtatcaaacatacaaatttaaatactataggagtatttgttacATGCAATAGTTTAAACGACATGTTtagttttacatgtttcaaattttGTCCAATtcctataaccctattctcgtatagtcaaatggctggattcaaCCCACACGGAGACCCCTACTATCTCAACCAAGGTAACGGGGGATGGGttgaagaagatcccgaagaagatGAGGAACCTATAGAGTTGGGAGAAGGGGAAGACTCTGGGACAGACTCAGAGCCAGAAATAATCAATCCACCAGTTGCTCAGCCATCCGCTTATAGGAGAAATTTTCAAGGACCAACACCCGTTTGGGGAAGCCACCTTCACCACTGGAGCCAGCAACAAGGGTTACGCCCTCCCTATGACATATGTCGAGACTTCTATGATGTCAGCGGTGGAGGTTCAGCCGATCGAGgactcccagtcatggtgggcaagctagccaaccagtcctatcacTCTGGGGTTCAAGTTAACCGGATTCGTGAAGTCAATGTGGAAATAcaagttcacacttccgacatccgtcaACTGGACAGGGCACATGATAATGCCCAACTCCGAACCAACATGTTCCAATCACAACTGATTGTAGCCCTCTCTGAAATAAGGGAACAGCAAAccgccttcgataggcgtcttatggaagcaaagcaatcggatgcggagtcaagttCCAAGTGCAACCtatgtcgcaagtagtgcttgccaaatcccaaaattttgttatagaataagaactcggctaaaagtcttacctTCTTTAAACTTCCTATAATCaaagacctttagaaaggtcaaaattttctaacttcggatgtaacgcaaccatatgtttaatatatatagggcatacctcttttgtgtgttaattatgtgcaTTTCATTCGAGTTCATGAGTTTGTTTATTGTTATTCAAACTCCATTGGTGAATCAAACTCAAAGCCCtgtgttggtcaaaccaaattctcGAACTATTAAAGATAGTTAAATCATTATCATTCAActctcaaccaccaaaacttataatcttttatttttatttcttgggagcgcgatgcctcctcgtcTAAACCTAAGACCCAGGCCGGGCACgatacctccaccaccaccgcctccatcGACGGAAAATGCTGCATTGATAGCTGTTGTAACAGCTACAGTAACAGCGGCAATGGCCCAAATGAGTAACAATGGTTCTGGTGGGGGAGTAAATAGTTCTACGAATGGCCAACGTCCAGGTCGTTCAGAAGATTgtacatacaaggatttcatgaatagaAAACCCATTACTTTTAATGGGTCGGAGGAATAATGGCTCTATCACAGTGGATAGAGAAAACTGAAGCAGTCTTCGAGATTTGTTCTTGTCCGGCAGggaacaaagtgaagttcgctgccTGTACTTTCTCTGAAAGAGCTCTggcatggtggaatggccatgtcaagtcagTAACACtagtagtggctaactctatgggcTGGGAGAATTTAAAACAAATATTACTGCAAGAGTACTATCCACGGGGCGAATTAcaaaagcttgaacaggaactttggggccttaacatggtaggctcagacatcacgacctataccaacaggttcagtgacttggcaatcctttgcccagggatggttgctctagagagcaagaaaatagagaggtacatttGAGGACTGTCCCCCTAGATtcaaggaagtgtactagcttccaaaccaATCGCTTTCAATAGCGCCAAATAGCTGGCACAAGCCCTCGTTGACCATGGAATCTGTCAAGGCTTCGCAACTACCACTCCGGAGCAACCCagaggaagcaacaacaacaaaaagaataccaacaaaaaaaaaacaataccaacaacaacaagaagaagaagttctggaacaaaaggaagagtCAGCCTTCACAAgaatcttccaagaaacaacagattaTGGCAGCCCATGCCGCTACTGCCCCCACTGCTGCTCCAATTACCACTACACCAgcaaagcaatatgctggaaacctgCCGCAGTGCGCCGaatgcaatttccaccacaatGGAAATTGCCGGGAGATGCACTATAACAattgcaacaagaaagggcatatAGCCCGTTTTTGTAGAGCACCAGCacaaccgatcacccaagtccaaGGAGTCGGTGTGGGTCgagcatgttatgggtgtggtgaagctgggcattACAAAAGAGACTGCCCTAAGGCAAGGAATGCTGGCGGCACGGGACGAGTGTTGGCAATAGGTCAGAACAAAGCGATAGCTGATCCcatggtggttacgggtacgtttctcctcaataacatttatgcatgcatactctttgattgtggtgcagagaggagcttcgtgagtcataaattcaagcacGTACTAAAATAGAACCCTAAATCACTtaataagatatttacagtagaaatggcaaatggtagAACAGAAAGCACGAACGGTATGTACATTGgctgcacactaactctaaacgaacATTCATTTCAAATTGATCTAATGTCGATaactataaagagctttgatatcATCATcgatatggattggttaagcctacaccatgccgatatacatTGTCACGAAAGGGCCATTCGCCTgaatctgccaaatggcgaaactcttgtcatttatggtgacaagccCAATACacatttacaaatcatctcttgtgtcAAAGCCCAGAAATATCTACGTAGggagtaccatgccttcttagcccatgtagtagacaaggaaaaagaaacgaaagACATCAAGGACATTCCGTAAGTCTGCAACTTTGCCGATgtttttcctgaagatcttcccggagttccaccggaacgtcaagtcgagttcagaatcgacttaattcccggagctacacCAGTAGCTAAGTCACCATACCGTCTagcaccggcagagatgcaggagttatccagccaattgaacgaactactcaacaaaggattcatcaggccaagcttctaaccttggggagcaccagtcttgttcgtaaagaagaaggatggatctttccgcatgtgcattgattaccgggaactTAACAAGCTTACTATCAGGAACCGATACCCACTACCACGCATCGACagcttattcgaccaactccagggagtgagttatttctcaaagatcgacttaagatccgggtatcaccaactacgagtcttggaaggagatgttcccaacacaacttttcgaactcgttatggtcactacaagtttgtagtgatCCCTTTGGATTATCAAACACACCagtagtgttcatggacttaatgaaccaggtgtgtcgttcgtttctagacaagtttgtgatcatattcatagatgacatactcctCTATTCGAAGACTAAAGAGGATCACAGTCAGCACCTCCGACAAGGCTTGGAAACGCTAAGaaaagagaagctatacgcaaaattctccaagtgcgaattttggattcgaaaggtagatttcctaggtcacgtggttagcaaagacggaatgcacgtggacccttccaaaatcaaagcaatcgagaactggtcagctccaagaaccccaatggaaattcgacaattcttgggccttgttggCTATTACCATAGatttatacaaaacttctcgaaaattgctaaaccactcaccaccctgacACAGAAGGGTGTAACTTTCAATTAGGAAGGAAAACAAGACGctgcatgtgacaacccgatatttcgagttaatgtaatgtaaaaccaatcaaatttaggtcaaaatataaccttcctaaaatcttatttgggttaaataaagtagtaggaatcatatcaaggtttgcgtacataaaaagaacgtccaaatctgacttcggatgaggaagttatgaatttttgaagaaattccttaatcacgtcattataataaataaataataaaaataattttggaatttgccaacgggatctaaacgaaagttgtagatcttggtctcaccttcacgtggatataaagaacgtcaaaaacggagttcgtatgagggagatatgaatttttgaagtttatttaaaataaatataaatttaattataaactcccggtattatccgaaggggagtcatcggataggaccgaagtacgcccagcataccttcgtacgcccagcgtaccttcgtatgccc encodes:
- the LOC128129059 gene encoding uncharacterized protein LOC128129059; this translates as MAAHAATAPTAAPITTTPAKQYAGNLPQCAECNFHHNGNCREMHYNNCNKKGHIARFCRAPAQPITQVQGVGVGRACYGCGEAGHYKRDCPKARNAGGTGRVLAIGQNKAIADPMVVTEIRDILVPVI